One genomic segment of Bradyrhizobium prioriisuperbiae includes these proteins:
- a CDS encoding helix-turn-helix transcriptional regulator, which translates to MLTHEQIWTAIDRLATRAGLSPSGLARRSGLDPTTFNKSKRVTSDGRARWPSTESLAKALVATGSSLDGFVQLITDGTRAAQTVPLLGFTEAGARGHLDEDGRPAGKAWREIALPSPAADAHAFALEISGDALKPVYRDGDVIVVSPAAPIRRGDRVVVKTRQGELTAATLRRRTTKTIELQPFGPGKDRTFAAGDVAWIARIVWVSQ; encoded by the coding sequence ATGCTGACGCATGAGCAGATCTGGACGGCGATCGACCGGCTCGCGACGCGCGCGGGGCTGTCGCCATCGGGCCTTGCCCGACGCTCCGGCCTCGACCCCACCACCTTCAACAAATCCAAGCGGGTGACCAGCGACGGACGGGCGCGCTGGCCCTCGACCGAATCGCTGGCCAAGGCGCTGGTCGCGACCGGCAGCAGCCTCGACGGTTTCGTGCAGCTGATCACCGACGGCACGCGCGCCGCACAGACGGTTCCCCTGCTGGGCTTCACCGAAGCCGGCGCACGCGGCCACCTCGACGAGGACGGCCGCCCAGCCGGCAAGGCCTGGCGCGAGATCGCGCTGCCCTCACCGGCCGCGGACGCGCACGCCTTCGCGCTGGAGATCTCCGGCGACGCGCTGAAACCGGTCTATCGCGACGGCGACGTCATCGTGGTGTCGCCCGCAGCACCGATCCGCCGCGGCGATCGTGTGGTGGTGAAAACCAGGCAGGGCGAGCTGACAGCAGCGACGTTGCGCCGCCGCACCACGAAGACCATCGAGTTGCAGCCGTTCGGTCCGGGCAAGGATCGCACGTTCGCCGCGGGCGATGTGGCGTGGATCGCGCGCATCGTCTGGGTGAGTCAGTAG
- a CDS encoding lysine--tRNA ligase, producing MSNEIPGTPSDLRELAEQSNAWPFEQAKAIVARLKRKPKDEVLFETGYGPSGLPHIGTFGEVARTTMVRHAFRVLTEDKIKTKLLAFSDDMDGLRKVPDNIPNKEIITPHLGKPLTRVPDPFGTHPSFGEHNNARLRAFLDTFGFDYEFASSTDYYKSGRFDATLLKMLERFDAIMAIMLPSLREERAASYSPFLPICPRTGVVLQVPIVAHDVKAGTVSYDDPETKERVTLPVTGGHCKLQWKPDWAMRWVALGVDYEMAGKDLIDSVKLSGKICSALDGTPPEGFNYELFLDDKGQKISKSKGNGLTIDEWLRYASPESLSLFMYREPKAAKRLHFDVIPRNVDDYQQFSDGYARQDAKQRLANPVWHIHSGNPPVADMPVTFQLLLTLVSSSNAENAETLWGFIGRYRPGVTPQTHPKLDAMVGYAINYYRDFVAPTKQFREPTDGERAALSDLRDALSQLSKDATAEDIQNVVYEIGRREPFLDLVKKGKDGRPGVSLDWFNMLYQVLLGQEKGPRFGSFVAVYGVQNAINMIDGALARSAG from the coding sequence ATGTCGAACGAAATACCCGGCACCCCGAGCGATTTGCGGGAGCTGGCCGAACAATCCAATGCATGGCCGTTCGAGCAGGCAAAGGCGATTGTCGCCCGGTTGAAGAGAAAGCCGAAAGACGAAGTGCTGTTCGAGACCGGTTACGGTCCGTCGGGCCTGCCGCACATCGGCACCTTCGGCGAAGTGGCGCGCACCACCATGGTGCGCCATGCCTTTCGCGTGCTCACCGAGGACAAGATCAAGACCAAGCTGCTGGCGTTCTCCGACGACATGGACGGGCTGCGCAAGGTGCCCGACAACATTCCGAACAAGGAGATCATCACCCCGCATCTCGGCAAGCCGCTGACCCGGGTGCCGGATCCGTTCGGTACTCATCCGAGCTTCGGCGAGCATAACAATGCGCGGCTGCGTGCCTTTCTCGATACATTCGGCTTCGACTACGAGTTCGCGAGTTCGACCGATTATTACAAGTCCGGCCGCTTCGACGCGACGCTCCTGAAGATGCTGGAGCGGTTCGACGCCATCATGGCGATCATGCTGCCGTCGCTGCGCGAGGAGCGTGCGGCGAGCTATTCGCCGTTCCTGCCGATCTGCCCGCGCACCGGCGTGGTGCTGCAAGTGCCGATCGTGGCGCACGACGTCAAGGCTGGCACGGTGTCCTATGATGATCCGGAGACGAAGGAGCGCGTCACGTTGCCGGTCACTGGCGGCCATTGCAAGCTGCAGTGGAAGCCCGATTGGGCGATGCGCTGGGTCGCGCTCGGCGTCGATTACGAAATGGCGGGCAAGGACCTGATCGATTCGGTCAAGCTGTCGGGCAAGATCTGCAGCGCGCTGGATGGCACGCCACCGGAGGGCTTCAACTACGAGCTGTTCCTGGACGACAAGGGCCAGAAGATTTCCAAATCAAAGGGCAATGGCCTGACCATCGACGAGTGGCTGCGTTACGCCTCGCCGGAATCGCTGTCGCTGTTCATGTACCGTGAGCCGAAGGCGGCCAAGCGGCTGCATTTTGACGTCATCCCGCGCAACGTCGACGACTATCAGCAATTCTCGGACGGCTACGCCCGGCAGGATGCCAAGCAGCGTCTCGCCAATCCGGTGTGGCACATCCATTCCGGCAATCCGCCTGTCGCGGACATGCCGGTGACCTTCCAGCTGCTGCTGACGCTGGTGTCGTCGTCGAACGCGGAAAATGCCGAGACGCTGTGGGGCTTCATCGGCCGCTATCGCCCCGGCGTGACACCGCAGACCCATCCGAAGCTCGACGCCATGGTTGGCTATGCGATCAATTATTATCGCGACTTCGTGGCGCCGACCAAACAGTTCCGCGAGCCGACGGATGGCGAACGCGCCGCGCTCAGTGACCTGCGCGATGCGCTGTCGCAATTGTCGAAGGATGCGACTGCTGAAGACATCCAGAACGTGGTCTACGAAATCGGCCGCCGCGAACCGTTCCTCGATCTCGTGAAAAAGGGCAAGGACGGCCGCCCCGGCGTGTCGCTGGACTGGTTCAACATGCTCTACCAGGTGCTGCTGGGACAGGAGAAGGGCCCGCGCTTCGGCTCGTTCGTTGCTGTCTACGGCGTGCAGAATGCGATCAACATGATCGACGGCGCTCTGGCCCGCTCGGCGGGGTAG
- a CDS encoding Pr6Pr family membrane protein, with protein sequence MIDTIRSAKTKRLAIAALAVVGWVALMLRYLILVTVVSPELVSPEVLVRYVSFFAVQVNFLAALVLTAFAFKAGRDEWLVHPFVRSAIAVYAAAVLAIYLPALPALLALSGVQFWADLLLRYLMPSGYLLFWLFLVRKAGLRWYDPLLWLIYPLFYLAFVVIRGKMSGFYPYPFIDVGALGYSRALLNAGGIMVICVGLGALAVLIGRLSAK encoded by the coding sequence ATGATCGACACGATCCGATCGGCAAAAACCAAGAGGCTGGCGATCGCAGCGCTGGCGGTGGTCGGCTGGGTCGCGCTGATGCTGCGCTATCTGATCCTGGTGACGGTGGTGTCGCCGGAACTCGTTTCGCCTGAAGTGCTGGTCCGCTATGTTTCGTTCTTCGCCGTCCAGGTCAATTTCCTCGCCGCGCTGGTGCTGACGGCATTCGCATTCAAGGCGGGCCGCGACGAGTGGCTGGTGCATCCGTTCGTGCGTTCGGCGATCGCTGTCTATGCCGCCGCGGTCCTGGCGATTTACCTCCCGGCATTGCCTGCGCTGCTGGCGCTGTCAGGCGTGCAATTTTGGGCCGATCTTCTGCTTCGTTATCTCATGCCATCAGGCTATCTGCTGTTCTGGCTTTTTCTGGTGCGCAAAGCCGGGCTGCGATGGTATGATCCGCTGCTCTGGCTGATCTATCCGCTGTTTTACTTGGCCTTTGTGGTCATCCGCGGGAAAATGTCGGGCTTTTATCCCTATCCCTTCATCGATGTCGGTGCCCTGGGATATTCGCGCGCGTTGCTGAACGCGGGCGGGATCATGGTGATTTGTGTTGGTCTCGGTGCGCTGGCCGTCCTGATCGGACGATTGTCGGCAAAGTAG
- a CDS encoding transporter substrate-binding domain-containing protein yields MRPQPILLPDVLFSGLRAILLVAAVSLPAALAGAVSAHAQAAPAANSATPAGKPATPAQGIQGGTQGGPQAAQVAPQAVPGFWDPRRRPDRPDMSRLTVIRFLTETDYPPFNFTGPDGNPAGFNVDYARLICEEIKVTCTIQMRRFETLVDSLTTNRGDAIIASLAVTPQLRAKVDFSDPYYRAPARFASRRDAVMPEIRPEYLEGKKVGAISGSSHEAYLKSQFTDAQIIGFPNDDALRSALRRGEVDFIFGDAISLAFWINGTDSAECCAFSGGPFVESRYFGEGIGIAVRKGNDVMRQALNWAMFRIWEKGRYTDLWLRYFSVSPF; encoded by the coding sequence ATGCGACCACAGCCAATTCTGCTCCCTGACGTCCTGTTTTCCGGGCTCCGCGCGATCCTGCTTGTCGCCGCGGTCAGCCTGCCCGCGGCTTTGGCCGGTGCCGTGTCCGCGCACGCCCAGGCGGCTCCTGCGGCCAATTCTGCGACGCCTGCGGGCAAGCCGGCCACGCCGGCCCAAGGGATTCAGGGAGGGACTCAAGGGGGGCCCCAGGCGGCCCAGGTCGCCCCCCAGGCGGTACCCGGCTTCTGGGATCCGCGCCGCCGTCCGGATCGGCCTGATATGTCCCGCCTCACGGTGATCAGGTTTCTTACGGAAACCGACTATCCGCCGTTCAATTTCACCGGTCCCGACGGCAATCCGGCCGGCTTCAATGTCGATTACGCCCGTCTGATCTGCGAGGAGATCAAGGTCACCTGCACCATCCAGATGCGCCGTTTCGAGACGCTGGTGGATTCGCTCACCACCAACCGCGGCGACGCCATCATCGCCTCGCTTGCCGTCACGCCGCAGCTGCGCGCCAAGGTGGATTTCAGCGATCCCTATTATCGCGCACCAGCACGCTTTGCGTCGCGGCGGGACGCGGTGATGCCGGAAATTCGCCCGGAATATCTCGAGGGCAAAAAGGTCGGCGCGATATCAGGCTCCTCGCACGAGGCCTACCTGAAATCCCAGTTCACCGATGCGCAGATCATCGGCTTTCCCAACGACGACGCGTTGCGGTCGGCGCTTCGGCGCGGCGAAGTCGATTTTATTTTCGGCGATGCGATTTCGCTGGCGTTCTGGATCAACGGCACCGACTCGGCCGAATGCTGCGCATTCAGCGGCGGGCCGTTTGTCGAGAGCCGCTATTTTGGCGAGGGAATTGGTATTGCTGTGCGCAAAGGCAACGATGTGATGCGCCAGGCGCTGAACTGGGCCATGTTCCGGATCTGGGAAAAAGGCCGCTATACTGACCTGTGGCTGCGCTACTTTTCCGTGAGTCCATTTTAA
- a CDS encoding SCO family protein, whose amino-acid sequence MTTRTRPLVIVAAFAASLAIGLLATLWLVGGLNGATAPAAIGGPFQLSDQTGKAVTEKSLQGRPTLIFFGFTHCPDVCPTSLFEMSEVLRAMGPDADKVNAYFVSVDPERDTPTAMKDYLSSFDPHLKGLTGNPEAIAKTISAYRVYAKKVPLKDGDYTMDHTALIYLMDRNGRFVSPFNIKRKPEEAAADLKRYL is encoded by the coding sequence ATGACCACTCGGACACGGCCGCTCGTGATTGTCGCGGCATTCGCGGCAAGCCTCGCCATCGGCCTGCTGGCGACATTGTGGCTGGTCGGCGGCCTGAATGGTGCCACCGCACCGGCCGCGATCGGCGGGCCGTTCCAGCTCAGCGACCAGACCGGCAAGGCCGTGACCGAGAAGAGCCTCCAGGGCCGTCCGACCCTGATCTTCTTCGGCTTCACCCACTGTCCGGACGTGTGCCCGACCTCGCTGTTCGAGATGTCGGAGGTGCTGCGGGCGATGGGCCCCGACGCCGACAAGGTGAACGCCTACTTCGTCTCGGTCGATCCGGAGCGCGATACGCCGACAGCGATGAAGGACTATTTGTCCAGCTTCGATCCGCACCTGAAGGGTTTGACAGGCAATCCGGAAGCCATCGCGAAGACGATCTCGGCCTATCGGGTGTACGCCAAGAAAGTTCCGCTCAAGGATGGCGACTACACCATGGATCACACCGCGCTGATCTATCTGATGGACCGCAACGGCCGCTTCGTTTCCCCCTTCAACATCAAGCGCAAGCCTGAAGAAGCCGCCGCCGATCTGAAACGTTATCTCTGA
- a CDS encoding FAD-binding dehydrogenase translates to MVGQADLQADVIVVGAGLAGLVAATEIADAGKRVIVVDQEAEQSLGGQAFWSFGGLFLVDSPEQRRLRIKDSFDLAWQDWLGTAGFDRDEDHWPKRWAQAYVNFAATEKRDWLRAMGHRIFPVVGWAERGGYDAMGHGNSVPRFHVTWGTGPGIIEPFVRRAQQAAKSGRLTFKFRHRVDALTMTNGTVTGVSGTILEPTTVERGQTSSRTVTGDFALTAQAVIVASGGIGGNHDLVRQNWPARLGAAPKRMIAGVPAHVDGRMIGITEAAGARLINRDRMWHYVEGIQNWNPIWPNHGIRILPGPSSMWFDAKGKRLPSPLYPGYDTLGQLEYIMKGGYDYSWFILTQSIIKKEFALSGSEQNPDLTSKSWRLTIKRATNKGAPGPVEAFKKHGVDFIVRDSLDELVAGMNALAGDRLLVLDDIRQQIEARDREIDNPYVKDTQVMGIHNARRYLGDKLIRTARPHRILDPAHGPLIAVRLNILTRKTLGGFETDLDSRAFGADGQIIPGLYAVGEAAGFGGGGMHGYRALEGTFLGGCLFSGRNAGRAAAKSVA, encoded by the coding sequence ATGGTTGGTCAGGCTGATCTGCAGGCTGATGTGATTGTCGTGGGCGCGGGTCTTGCGGGGCTGGTCGCTGCGACCGAGATCGCGGACGCAGGCAAACGCGTCATCGTGGTGGATCAGGAAGCTGAACAGTCGCTCGGCGGCCAGGCGTTCTGGTCGTTCGGCGGATTGTTCCTGGTCGATTCGCCGGAGCAGCGGCGGCTGCGAATCAAGGATTCCTTCGACCTGGCATGGCAGGACTGGCTGGGAACCGCAGGCTTCGATCGCGATGAGGATCACTGGCCGAAGCGATGGGCGCAGGCTTATGTCAACTTTGCGGCAACCGAGAAACGCGACTGGCTGCGCGCCATGGGCCACCGGATCTTTCCCGTGGTCGGATGGGCGGAGCGTGGCGGCTACGATGCCATGGGACATGGCAACTCAGTGCCGCGCTTTCATGTCACCTGGGGAACCGGCCCGGGCATCATCGAGCCCTTCGTGCGACGCGCACAGCAGGCCGCCAAAAGCGGCCGGCTGACATTCAAGTTCCGCCATCGCGTCGATGCGCTGACCATGACCAACGGCACGGTGACCGGCGTCAGCGGCACCATCCTGGAGCCCACCACAGTCGAGCGCGGCCAGACATCGTCGCGCACCGTGACCGGCGATTTCGCCCTGACGGCGCAGGCGGTGATCGTGGCCAGCGGCGGCATCGGCGGCAACCACGACCTGGTGCGACAGAACTGGCCGGCACGGCTGGGCGCGGCGCCGAAGCGCATGATCGCCGGCGTGCCGGCACATGTGGACGGCCGCATGATCGGGATCACCGAGGCCGCCGGCGCGCGCCTGATCAACCGCGACCGCATGTGGCATTATGTCGAGGGCATCCAGAACTGGAATCCGATCTGGCCGAATCACGGCATCCGGATTTTGCCCGGCCCCTCGTCGATGTGGTTCGACGCCAAGGGCAAGCGCCTGCCCTCGCCGCTCTATCCCGGCTACGACACCCTGGGACAGCTCGAATACATCATGAAGGGCGGCTACGACTATTCGTGGTTCATCCTGACCCAGAGCATCATCAAGAAGGAGTTCGCCCTCTCCGGCTCCGAACAGAATCCCGACCTCACCTCGAAAAGCTGGCGTTTGACCATCAAGCGCGCCACCAACAAGGGCGCGCCGGGACCGGTGGAGGCGTTCAAGAAACACGGCGTCGATTTCATCGTCCGCGACTCGCTCGACGAACTGGTCGCCGGCATGAACGCGCTGGCCGGCGATCGACTTCTGGTGCTCGACGACATCCGACAGCAGATCGAGGCGCGCGATCGCGAGATCGACAACCCCTACGTCAAGGACACCCAGGTGATGGGCATCCACAACGCGCGCCGCTATCTCGGCGACAAACTGATCCGCACCGCACGTCCGCACCGCATTCTCGATCCGGCGCATGGCCCCTTGATCGCGGTACGGCTGAACATCCTGACGCGCAAGACGCTCGGCGGTTTCGAGACCGATCTCGACTCACGCGCGTTTGGTGCCGACGGCCAGATCATACCCGGACTCTATGCGGTGGGTGAAGCCGCAGGCTTCGGCGGCGGCGGCATGCACGGCTACCGCGCTCTGGAAGGCACCTTCCTCGGCGGCTGCCTGTTCTCGGGACGCAATGCCGGCCGCGCCGCGGCAAAATCCGTGGCCTGA